GGACATCACCTATATCGTGATGGACAACCAGGTGTACGGTCTGACCAAGGGCCAGCCCTCACCCAGCACGCCCACGGGGATGCAGGCGCTGCGGCGGAGCGTTTCCATGCCCAAGATGGCGCCCTACGAAGGGGTGCTGGAAGGCCAGTTGAACATCCTGGCCATGGTGATCGTGTACGGCTGCAGTTTCGTTGCGCGCACATTCTCCAGCCAGGCGTCGGAAATGGCGAAAATCATCGGCCGGGGGCTCGATCACCCCGGGTTCGGCTTCGTCCACGCGATGAGTCCCTGCCCCACCTTCTACAACACCTACGACCCCTGGAAAGAGTCTTTCATGCCGTTGCCGGACGACTGGGACACCGGCGACCGGATCAAGGCGATCGACATGGCCATGGAAGAGGTCGGTGACGGCGTCTTCCACAGCGGCGTGTTCTTCCAGGACGTGTACCGCACCTATACCGACAAATTGCAGGACGTGTACGCCAAGGCCTACGGCGACGAGCAGGCGACCATCGACGCCCTGATGGACCAGTACGCCTGAGCCTGCGTGCCCGGTCGGTCTTTAATCCCTGAACATCACCGGAACACCACGGTACGGCGTCCGTTGATCAACACGCGCCGTTGTATGTGGTAGAGTACCGCCCGCGCCAGCACGATGCGTTCGATGTCGTGCCCCACGGCCGTCAGTTCCGCCGGAGACATGCGATGGGTCACGGTCTCCACGTCCTGGTCGATGATCGGACCTTCGTCGAGGTCGGCCGTCACGTAATGGGCGGTGGCGCCGATCAGCTTCACCCCGCGCCGATGGGCCTGGTGGTAGGGCCGGGCGCCCTTGAATCCCGGCAGGAATGAGTGGTGGATGTTGATGATGCGGCCCGCCATCCGCTCGCAGACCTCGGGGCCGATGATCCGCATGTAACGGGCCAGCACGACGAAATCGATGTTGTTTTCCTCGATCTCGTCGATCAGCCGCTCCTCCTGTTCGTCCTTGTTCTCCGGCGTTATGGGCAGGTGCAGGAAGTCGATGCCCGATTCCTTCGCCAGCTGTCCTGCGTCCGGGTGATTGGAGATGATCAGCGGAATATCCAGCCGGAGCTTGTCCATGCGGGTGCGGTTCAGCAGGTCCAGCAGGCAGTGCAGTTCCCGCGACACCATGATGAGCGCCCGGGGCCGCGTATCGTCGGCGGACAGGTCCCACTGCATCTCGAGTTCGTCCGCCAGGGGCGCGAAGGTCCGCCACAGGGACCCCAGCGTTACCGGACCGCCGAAATGCACCCGCATGAAGAACCGTTCGCTGAACGGATCGATGTACGTGTCGCTTTCGATGACGTGGCAACCCTGTTCCGACAGCCAGCGGGTCACGGTGTAGATCAGTCCCGTGCGCTTGGGACAGGACAGGGCCAGCAGGAAGTTCTTTACGGTGCGTGCCTTCATGAACGGAGACCGTTACCGTGGGTTTGTGGTTTGGCTGCGTACCGCGAGTCCTCTTCGGTGGGCAGGATCGAAGATGAAGAGGGCATGAAGGTGGACCCTTCCGCAGGGCCCGGTTACCGTGGAGCGGCGGGCGAGATCAGGCGGGACCGGGCGAGACCAGGCGAGACCGGCCGGGCGCTGGCGGACGCTGGCGGGCGCTCCGCGCTGGCTTGACCGGCGCAGGTCCGTCAGTCGTCCGTGAAGAAATCCGCGTTGATCTGGATGTAGTTCTGCCATTCGTCCGGAGTGTCTTCTTCGGCGAAAATGGCCTCAACCGGACA
Above is a window of Gemmatimonadota bacterium DNA encoding:
- a CDS encoding 2-oxoacid:ferredoxin oxidoreductase subunit beta gives rise to the protein MAEVRTADTAKTTAPERSGQAGQSEPAEPAKPPAKRTLKDYRSEVKPTWCPGCGDFGVLAALQRALAERNLDPRDVVIVSGIGCSGRLPEFVNAYGLHVVHGRALPAAQGVKAANPDLTVIAVGGDGDGFAIGGGHVPHAVRRNQDITYIVMDNQVYGLTKGQPSPSTPTGMQALRRSVSMPKMAPYEGVLEGQLNILAMVIVYGCSFVARTFSSQASEMAKIIGRGLDHPGFGFVHAMSPCPTFYNTYDPWKESFMPLPDDWDTGDRIKAIDMAMEEVGDGVFHSGVFFQDVYRTYTDKLQDVYAKAYGDEQATIDALMDQYA
- the purU gene encoding formyltetrahydrofolate deformylase: MKARTVKNFLLALSCPKRTGLIYTVTRWLSEQGCHVIESDTYIDPFSERFFMRVHFGGPVTLGSLWRTFAPLADELEMQWDLSADDTRPRALIMVSRELHCLLDLLNRTRMDKLRLDIPLIISNHPDAGQLAKESGIDFLHLPITPENKDEQEERLIDEIEENNIDFVVLARYMRIIGPEVCERMAGRIINIHHSFLPGFKGARPYHQAHRRGVKLIGATAHYVTADLDEGPIIDQDVETVTHRMSPAELTAVGHDIERIVLARAVLYHIQRRVLINGRRTVVFR